In Uranotaenia lowii strain MFRU-FL chromosome 2, ASM2978415v1, whole genome shotgun sequence, one genomic interval encodes:
- the LOC129748808 gene encoding zinc carboxypeptidase-like: protein MELSKSAFVLLVVFGLSVGIYGEKARFDNYRVYRIHIENEHQIKVLQAIGNLRGGYSFWDDPIKVDSDVDLVVPPHKFGEFGEIVENHGIAANLSVPDLQRLLDAERPVTRKAGVHWTAYNTLEEIYDWMDQLLKVHSDFLTPIVAGHSYENCPIRGLKVSYKAGNPGVFMEGTTHAREWISAASITWMLNQLLTSQDENIRRVAENYDWYFFPVTNPDGYVYTHTTNRLWRKTRKPYTEVCYGADPNRNWGAYFKQGGSSSDPCTDTFAGPYAFSEVETKSVSDYFTSIQASISTYLAFHSSGQLLMIPYGYTTEKLDNYEEMMEVGRKAIEKLKERYGTEYRIGNVAEAIYVASGGSIDWVKSTYDIPIVFVYELRDTGAHGFLLPPEQIIPTAEETLDSVIVILDEGEKRGLHNRQSVRDGRKPIDSGVAD from the exons ATGGAGCTCAGTAAAAGTGCCTTCGTTCTACTTGTGGTTTTTGGATTGTCCGTAGGAATATACGGCGAGAAGGCTCGTTTCGATAACTACCGGGTGTATCGTATTCACATCGAAAATGAACATCAGATAAAAGTGTTACAAGCCATCGGAAATCTACGTGGAGGTTACAGCTTCTGGGATGATCCGATAAAAGTTGATAGTGATGTTGACTTGGTAGTTCCTCCTCATAAGTTTGGTGAGTTCGGTGAAATCGTTGAAAATCATGGAATTGCGGCCAATTTGAGTGTTCCGGATCTTCAGAGGTTGTTGGACGCGGAACGACCGGTCACTCGAAAAGCAGGAGTTCATTGGACTGCTTACAACACTCTGGAAGAAATCTACGACTGGATGGACCAACTGTTAAAGGTTCACTCAGATTTCCTGACACCGATTGTGGCCGGTCACTCCTACGAAAATTGTCCCATACGAGGGCTTAAGGTATCTTATAAAGCTGGAAATCCGGGAGTGTTCATGGAAGGCACAACTCATGCAAGGGAGTGGATCAGCGCTGCTTCGATTACCTGGATGCTGAACCAGTTGCTGACTTCCCAAGATGAGAACATTCGACGAGTTGCTGAAAACTACGACTGGTACTTCTTCCCTGTTACTAACCCAGACGGTTACGTTTACACCCACACTACTAACCGTCTGTGGCGCAAGACTCGGAAACCATACACAGAGGTGTGCTATGGAGCTGATCCGAACAGGAATTGGGGAGCTTATTTTAAAC AGGGTGGCTCCTCATCTGATCCTTGCACCGATACCTTCGCTGGACCTTACGCATTTTCCGAGGTGGAAACCAAGAGTGTCTCCGACTACTTCACATCGATTCAAGCCTCGATCAGCACCTATTTGGCATTCCATTCCTCTGGACAGCTGCTGATGATTCCTTATGGTTATACAACCGAGAAGTTAGACAACTATGAAGAAATG ATGGAAGTTGGTAGAAAGGCCATCGAGAAACTTAAGGAACGTTACGGCACCGAGTACCGAATTGGAAACGTTGCTGAAGCCATTT ATGTAGCGTCCGGTGGAAGTATCGATTGGGTCAAAAGTACTTACGACATTCCGATTGTGTTCGTGTACGAGCTACGAGATACTGGGGCCCATGGATTTTTGCTGCCTCCGGAACAGATTATTCCGACGGCCGAGGAAACTCTGGACTCGGTCATCGTTATCTTGGACGAAGGTGAGAAGCGTGGATTGCACAATCGTCAATCAGTGCGGGATGGCCGCAAGCCAATCGACTCTGGTGTGGCTGATTGA